Proteins encoded together in one Orcinus orca chromosome 13, mOrcOrc1.1, whole genome shotgun sequence window:
- the RHOQ gene encoding rho-related GTP-binding protein RhoQ isoform X2, with amino-acid sequence MAHGPGALMLKCVVVGDGAVGKTCLLMSYANDAFPEEYVPTVFDHYAVSVTVGGKQYLLGLYDTAGQLPMTRSPLTAFVWSLIGRL; translated from the exons atggctcacgggcccggcgcGCTGATGCTCAAGTGCGTGGTGGTCGGCGACGGGGCGGTGGGCAAGACGTGCCTACTCATGAGCTATGCCAACGACGCCTTCCCGGAGGAGTACGTGCCCACCGTCTTCGACCACTACGCAG TCAGCGTCACCGTAGGGGGCAAGCAGTACCTCCTGGGACTCTATGACACAGCCGGACAG TTGCCGATGACCAGGTCTCCCCTCACAGCCTTTGTCTGGTCCCTCATTG
- the ATP6V1E2 gene encoding V-type proton ATPase subunit E 2 yields MALSDVNVQKQIKQMMAFIEQEANEKAEEIDAKAEEEFSIEKGRLVQTQRLKIMEYYEKKEKQIEQQKKIQMSAMRNQARLKVLRARNDLVSELLNDAKLRLSRLVADPVFYQGLLDKLVLQGLLRLLEPVVIVRCRPQDLLLVEAAVQKAIPQYTTVSHKRVEVQVDRGVQLAADAAGGVEVYSGDQRIMVSNTLESRLDLLSQQKMPEIRKALFGASANRKFFL; encoded by the coding sequence ATGGCCCTGAGTGATGTCAATGTGCAGAAGCAGATTAAGCAGATGATGGCTTTCATTGAGCAGGAAGCCAACGAGAAGGCAGAAGAAATAGATGCCAAGGCTGAGGAAGAGTTCAGCATTGAGAAAGGACGCCTTGTACAAACCCAGCGACTGAAGATTATGGAGTattatgagaagaaagagaagcagaTAGAGCAGCAGAAGAAAATCCAGATGTCTGCCATGAGGAATCAGGCAAGGCTGAAAGTCCTGAGAGCCCGAAACGACCTCGTCTCAGAGTTGCTGAATGATGCAAAGCTGAGACTCAGCAGGCTCGTGGCAGACCCAGTATTTTACCAGGGGCTGCTGGATAAACTAGTGCTCCAGGGTCTGCTCCGACTGCTGGAGCCCGTGGTGATTGTACGCTGCAGGCCGCAGGACCTCCTCCTGGTGGAGGCTGCAGTGCAAAAAGCCATCCCTCAATACACGACAGTCTCCCACAAACGTGTGGAAGTCCAAGTTGACAGAGGGGTGCAACTGGCTGCAGATGCGGCTGGAGGTGTGGAGGTCTACAGTGGTGATCAGAGAATAATGGTTTCCAATACTCTGGAAAGTCGACTGGATCTCTTATCCCAGCAAAAGATGCCAGAAATACGAAAGGCCTTGTTTGGAGCCAGTGCCAACAGGAAGTTCTTTCTATAA